DNA sequence from the Streptomyces canus genome:
GGAGCTAGGGAAGCGACGCCGGCAAGACGGTCGCGGGTCCTTCGTCGGTCCGCCCCTGCTCTCCCGCCCGAGATGATCGTTGAGCTCACCCTTAGGGCCCCTCGACCACCAGCTTCGTCAACTGCGCCAGCAGACCGCCCTCAACTGCCGACTCACTCGCACGCGTGTTCTGCTTCATGCCGCTCTTCCGCGGGAGACTCACCAGTTCTAACTGATGCTCTCTGTTGAGGAGTTACACGAGGACTCACCACACAGACCCTCCCTCGAACTTGGGTGAGCGCACGACCGTGCTGCGGTCCCCTGCGGGATGCTCACGCCGAACGGGCCCGGCCTCCTGCTGCATCTTCCGTGCTCTCCGCCGCCCCAACAGCATGCCTTAGCGTGTGCGGCATGAGGATGCTCATCATTGGTGGCAGCGGGTTCTTAGGGACGGAGCTGCTGCGCCAAGCGCAAGTACGGGGCTGGGAGGCGGATGCTACGTTCCACTCCCGCCCCAGTGCCGCGCAGGCCGGCGCCTGGCACCAGCTTGACGTCCGTGATCCCGCACAGGTGGAAGCGCTCCTGGTTACGGTGGCACCTCGCGCGGTGATCAACGTGGGAAGCGGCGGTGCGGACTGGGCGATCACTGCGGACGGCTCCATCCACATCGCCATGGCCACCGCGAAGCTCGGAATCCGCCTGGTACATGTCTCCTCTGATGCTGTGTTCTCCGGCATCGGCAAGGCCCGTTACGACGAGACCTGCGCCCCAGACCCGATCACCCCGTACGGGGCCGCGAAGGCCGCCGCTGAGACCGCTGTGCGACTGCTGTGCCCGGACGGCCTTGTCGTCCGCACCTCCCTGATCATCGGCGACGGAGGATCCCACCACGAACGGGTGGTGCACGAGCTGGCTGCCAATGAGCGGGAGGGAGCCCTGTTCACGGACGACATTCGCTGCCCCGTCCACGTCGCCGATCTTGCGGCCGGTTTGTGGAAGCTCGCGGCCTCGAACGAGGCAGGCGTCTTCCACCTCGCCGGCACCGACGCCCTCAGCCGCTACTCGCTGGGCGTGCTCATCGCCCGCCGCGATGGCATCGCACCCTCCTTGCTGCCCGCGGGCCGTCGGGCGGACACCCGGCTACCGGGGGCACTGGACGTACGCCTCGACAGCCGCGCCGCGCAACGGCTGGGCATCAGGCTCCGCGGCGCCAGGGACTTCCTCCATACGAGGTAACACCCGCTGGCCGACCCCAGTTAGTCCGGGCGTCACCTGCGGTCAAACCTTCTCCCCCGTCCGGCGCGGACAGGGGAGATGGAACGTTCATGCTGCGACGGTGAGCGGGGCTTCCATCCGCTCCCATGCTCCGAGGACGGCCTTGTGCGCGTCCGGCTGCAGGTGAGCGTAGCGCTGGGTGGTTTGGAAGCTCTCGTGGCCCAGGAGGTGCTGGACCTCGTAGAGCGAGACTCCCTTCTGGACCAGCCACGAGGCGCAGGTGTGACGCATGGAGTGCGGCGGGTAGTGCGGGACGAGTAGCTGCTCGCCGTCGCTGTCGAAGTAGTAGGCGGCCTCGACGGTGGGCCACCAGATCTGCCGGCGCCAGTTGCTGTCGGCGAGGAGCCGTCCGGCACGGCCCTTGGTGGTGGTGGTGAACACCACGGCGTCCCGGTCGAGCCGGTGGATGTGGCGTTCGAGGGCCTCCAGGACGTGAGGCGGGAGCGGGACCTCTCTACGGCTCTTGGAGCTCTTGGGGTACTCCTTGATGCCGCTTTTGCTGTTGACCTCCACCACAAACAGTCGCGAGCGGCGCTGGTCGATGCGGTGGCGATGCAGGCCAGACAGTTCTCCCCATCGGAGTCCGGTGTAGAAGCCGAGCAAGCACATCGTCCGCCACGCGGCGGGGAGTTCGTCCAGGATGCTCTGTGCCTGGTCAAGCGTGAACCACTGCGGCGGCTTGACCGCGATCTGGGGCAAGTCGATGTTGCGGCACGGGGTCACCGCCAGGACATCGTCGTCGACGGCAGCGCGCATCATGGAGGATGTCAGGTTGTAAGCCCGTTTGATCGCAGCGGCCCCCGCCCCTTTCTCGACCAGGGTCCGGATCCAGCTCTGGACGTCCATGCGGGTGATGGCCCGTATCTCCCAGTCCGCCCAGTAGGGCATGACGTGGTTCTTGATGTTGGATGCGTCGCCGCGAAGCGTGTGGGGCTCCACGATTCGGGCGTTCCACCATCGATCGTGCCACTCGCGGAACGACATCTCGCCGGCCCGCGGGTCGCGCATGCCTCCGCGTGCGAACTGGGTCTCCATCTCGATGCCCCAGGCGCGCGCCTGCGCCTTGAGGGGGAACGACTCGCTGAACCGGTCTCCTGTCCGGTTGCGTACGGTCGCCTGCCACTTGCCGGACTTCAACTTACGGAGGTACGAGGCTCTACTCCTTGTTCAACGGTGACGGGGTGGAATGGCCCAGGGTCAGCGGCGGGCTGCCGGCGGTACGACGGCGCGGCGGCTGATGAACTCGTCGAGGCCGACCGCGGGGACCCGTACACGGGACCGGCCTGATCCGGTACGGAGGTCGACGACAGGCAAGTCGCCTGCAGCGATGAAGCGGTAGACAGTGCGTCGGTCGACGTCCAAGGCGGCGGCGACGGCCGGGATGGACAGCAGGCGTGCAGGCATGGAGGAGAACCTTGAGGTAGGGATGGACTTGGGGTCGACGTGTCAGCAATCGGCGGATCGACCGGGAGATCTAGAGCTCGGCACAGACCCTCATTGAGCGTCAGCTATTGCCCGGGCCGAACCACTACTGACATGACGCCGCCCTGCGATTGCGGATAGACGCGGAGTCAGCAAGCAAGACGGACGGGCCCGCCAGGCCAGGGTGAAAGGGCATGGGGTATCGCGGATCGGCACATCAGGTGAAGTTCCTCGAGAGGGAGCCCACTGGCGACAGAACGGGATCAGCAACGCCGGAGTGCCCTCACGCAAACTCGACGCGGCTACCGCTGCTTTGAGCAACCGGCGCTGCAAAATCAGGGAAGCCGCAGGCGGGGCCGCTCATTACCTCCTTGCGTTTTGCGGCACTACCGACTGCATCCCGCAACGGCTCCACCGCCAAGCACAGCCGCTGCGAACACCCTCAATGGTCATCACGATCGCCGGTTTGGCTAACCGGCGATCGTGGTCTATGTTGCGCGCCTCATCAAATGCATCCGACAGCTCCTCGGGCTGGCCGCAGTCAAGACGCCAGCCGTTGAGCGCAGGGATGGGGCCGCACCGTCCGCAACAAACACCAGCAGATCGTCATCAGGCGGGCAGTCATGATTCCCCACCATTACACGCTCAGGAACCGCGACGGCATGGGCCACCAAGCGAGTTGCAGCTCCGGGGTGCGCCGCAAAAGTGCGGGGACGGCCCTATCGCGGCGGTAGCCGTGTGGCAGCAGGTCCTCGCCGAACAGGCCAGGCATTCAGTGCGCCGAACGCAAAGAGGAAGGGGGAATGAAGCGCATGGAACGAATAGCGGAACCGACAGGAGGGCCTCCTAAGTAGGACCGTGCCAGCAAAGCAGCCCAGTGCGGTGTGGGGTTCCGAATCAATCGCAATCCGGCCGCGCTGGAGAAACTGCATGCGTCTGACCTGGTATTTTCCGGGACGTTGTACGTTGACATGCTCCCGGCGGAGGTTTCCAGTCCTTTGGAGTTCTTTCTTGTCTGCCGTGGGCGAATGCCCGCGGACAACTGCGTGGAGCCCTCCTGCCACGGATCCGTTGAGGCGCAGACATGCGCCGACCCCCGCATCATGAAGCCGTTACACAACCTCGTCGACGAGAGGACCTTCACCGTGGTGCCGGAGCGACGCGCCACCCAGAATGACTCGCTGCCGTCTGACTGATCCGGGCCGGTGGGTAGTTCCCCTCCTTCACCGGCAGCGACCGGCTTTCGGCGTGCCCTTGACGGCTGGGTAGGGTCGCGGTACCCGAGCTGGAGAGGTAGTTGCATGGCCAACGATATTGTGATCGCGCAGACGACCAGCGACAACGAGGACCAGGCGAAGGCGCTGGCCTGGGGCGCTGTGGAGAGCAAGCTGGCAGCGGGCGTCCACATCGATGCGCCGATCACCGCCTTCTACTGGTGGAAGGGGAAGGTTGAGACGGCGCAGGAGTGGCGGATCTCGTACATGACTACGACGGACCGTCTCCCGGCACTGGAGGCGTGGCTGCACGAGAAGCACCCGTACGACGTCCCCCAGTGGATCACATTGCCCGTGACCGGCGGTTCGGAGGCGTACCTGTCCTGGGTAGTCGCGGAGACGGCATAGGTCTGCGGAGCGACGGACCGGCCGTACGACTGTTCGCGTCCTGGGCTTGTCCGCGTGCCGCGCAGGGACTCAGGATGCGAACTGCCGCAGATGGCGGCTCAGTTCCTGCTCGCTGTCGGGGAGAGACGCTGCGATTGTCGATGCGCGCTCCCTGCCCATCGTGTTGGGCTTGGCCTGTGCCGCTGCGGCGAACTGGCGTGACACGTAGACCCCTTGGTCGACGTCACCTCCACGCAGCAGGGCCGAAGCGAGATCACCGAGGACCACGACGCCTCCGTCCGGGAGTTCGTCTCCGAGGCGGTCGACTGCGGTGTCTGCTGCAGCGGTGAGTTCGGGACGCCCCAACTGCCCGTATACAGAGAGGGCCAGCGAGTCCATGCGGTACGGGGTCACGAACCGGACCCACGCCTGCTCGTTGGTGTGATCCGCGAAGTCGTAGGCGAAGCGCGCTCGCTCCAACGCCCGGAGCGCCCCCATCTCGTCGCCGGCCGCCGCAGCCTCCTCGGCGTGCCTGCCGAGGACCCAAGCGGCAGCAGTAGCGTTGCCGTGGCCTCGCACATCGCTGGCCGCCTGGGAAAGGAACTCCAACTTCGCCTTCGGCCTCGAGGCGCCGTAGCTGCTGTAGGTCAGGGCCAGGGCTCGGAGCGGAGGGTGCCCGGCGGTCGTCGCACACTGCGACGTGACCTTGTAGTACGCGTCGGCTTTGTCGTGCTCACCCAGGTCCCAGGCAACCCAACCGGCCAGGGCGGCGGTTTCTCCGGCGGCGATAGTGAGAGCCCGCTCGTGCTCGCCGGCACGAGGCAAAGCCGCGGTGATCGCGTCAAGATGCGACTCGACCGTGCTTTGTAGCCGCCGGGCGCTGAGATTGAGTTCCTGGACGTGTAGTTCAGCGGCCCGGTCGATGAGCGCGACGGCGGTGGGCGAATCGATCTTGGCCCCCTTGCTGAGGGCGAAGGCGAGGCGCCCCCAGGGCTCGGCAGCCGCGCTCACGCCGACAGCGGCGCCACCCAGCAGCGTGCGACGCTTCACGGCGTCCTGGTCCTCCTCTGCATTGGCATGCCCCCTTCTCTTCCGAGCGCGGGCAGCCTTGGCCTCCCGCTGTAGCTCCTCGAAGGGCACACCGCAGGCCGCCGCGATGTGGGCGATTGTGTGATTGGTAGGGACGTTCTCGAAGTTCTCATAGCGGCTGATCTCTCGGCGGGTCATGGTGTCCCGGCCGGAGACAGCGTTGATCGCGTCTGCCTGCTCCTCCTGCGTCCTGCCCGCCTCCTGCCGGAGCCGGAGGAGCAGGTCGGCGAACGGATCTGGCATGAGTGTGACCTCTATTGGTGGGCGGAATCCAATCATGGCCTCAATTCCCCCTCCAACTTTCCCCCTTGACAGATATTTCCCCCTCTGGATTCCCCTGGTCGACGGCGTCGCCACGCGGTGCGATAGCCCCCATGACCAGGCTCCAAGAGGAGACCCCGCCGCGCGGGGGCATCCGTAGCTTTGCCGACGTGGCAGGCATGTCATGCGCGAGGTCGGTTCACGAAGACCGGCACAGCACATCGGCGAGGGCAGGCATACCGGCGGCATCCCATGGCTGTCAGGCGGCCTTTCTCCCTGATCTCGCGAAAGTTGGGGAGATGCGGCAGACAGCCGGGGCGTTCCTGCGGCGGTGCCGTGTTTCGGAGCCGGTGGCGGGGGTCGTCGTACTGGCCGTCTCGGAGCTGGTCACCAACGCCGTGATTCACGGTGAGGGAGAAGTGGTGCTCCGGATCACGGTGGCCGTCGACGTGGTGCGCGTCTCGGTCACCGATCACCATCCGGCCCCAGCTGTACTCAAGGAAGCCGGACCCGACGGTGAATCCGGTCGAGGGATCCGGCTTGTCGATGCGATCTCAGACGCGTGGGAGAGCAGCGGCGAGGAGACGTGGTGTGAGTTCCGGAACGCGAGGGCTGCGGGTTGAGCCAGACTTCCAAGTGGTTCCCGGCCATGCGGTTGACGAGTCGGGCAGCTCAGTCACTTCCCCTACAGGGGACGCTCGGAGGGCCGTTCGCTTGCCTTCGCCCAGTAGTTCGGATCAAGCATCTCGCCAGGCCATGCGGGCTGACGGATCGGGCCCTGAGGCCCCATCTGTTCGAAGTACGGTGCCAGGTCGATCACGGGCGTCCCGTCGACGGCGTCGAGATCGGTGACCAGGAGGTCCCTGCCTTCGACCTTAAGCAACCGCGGGTAACTGACCGCCAGTTGGTTGGGGCGCCGGTGGTTGCGGTGGACGAACGTACCGGTCGCCGGCCAGTTCTGGTTTCCCCTTGGACTGCGTGCGTGGAGCTGGACATCTTCGGGTCGGGCCAGATGGAAGCGCCAGGTCACGGTCAGGTGGGAGAA
Encoded proteins:
- a CDS encoding SDR family oxidoreductase, yielding MRMLIIGGSGFLGTELLRQAQVRGWEADATFHSRPSAAQAGAWHQLDVRDPAQVEALLVTVAPRAVINVGSGGADWAITADGSIHIAMATAKLGIRLVHVSSDAVFSGIGKARYDETCAPDPITPYGAAKAAAETAVRLLCPDGLVVRTSLIIGDGGSHHERVVHELAANEREGALFTDDIRCPVHVADLAAGLWKLAASNEAGVFHLAGTDALSRYSLGVLIARRDGIAPSLLPAGRRADTRLPGALDVRLDSRAAQRLGIRLRGARDFLHTR
- a CDS encoding tyrosine-type recombinase/integrase translates to MKSGKWQATVRNRTGDRFSESFPLKAQARAWGIEMETQFARGGMRDPRAGEMSFREWHDRWWNARIVEPHTLRGDASNIKNHVMPYWADWEIRAITRMDVQSWIRTLVEKGAGAAAIKRAYNLTSSMMRAAVDDDVLAVTPCRNIDLPQIAVKPPQWFTLDQAQSILDELPAAWRTMCLLGFYTGLRWGELSGLHRHRIDQRRSRLFVVEVNSKSGIKEYPKSSKSRREVPLPPHVLEALERHIHRLDRDAVVFTTTTKGRAGRLLADSNWRRQIWWPTVEAAYYFDSDGEQLLVPHYPPHSMRHTCASWLVQKGVSLYEVQHLLGHESFQTTQRYAHLQPDAHKAVLGAWERMEAPLTVAA
- a CDS encoding helix-turn-helix domain-containing protein; translated protein: MPARLLSIPAVAAALDVDRRTVYRFIAAGDLPVVDLRTGSGRSRVRVPAVGLDEFISRRAVVPPAARR
- the cutA gene encoding divalent-cation tolerance protein CutA, whose translation is MANDIVIAQTTSDNEDQAKALAWGAVESKLAAGVHIDAPITAFYWWKGKVETAQEWRISYMTTTDRLPALEAWLHEKHPYDVPQWITLPVTGGSEAYLSWVVAETA
- a CDS encoding helix-turn-helix transcriptional regulator produces the protein MPDPFADLLLRLRQEAGRTQEEQADAINAVSGRDTMTRREISRYENFENVPTNHTIAHIAAACGVPFEELQREAKAARARKRRGHANAEEDQDAVKRRTLLGGAAVGVSAAAEPWGRLAFALSKGAKIDSPTAVALIDRAAELHVQELNLSARRLQSTVESHLDAITAALPRAGEHERALTIAAGETAALAGWVAWDLGEHDKADAYYKVTSQCATTAGHPPLRALALTYSSYGASRPKAKLEFLSQAASDVRGHGNATAAAWVLGRHAEEAAAAGDEMGALRALERARFAYDFADHTNEQAWVRFVTPYRMDSLALSVYGQLGRPELTAAADTAVDRLGDELPDGGVVVLGDLASALLRGGDVDQGVYVSRQFAAAAQAKPNTMGRERASTIAASLPDSEQELSRHLRQFAS
- a CDS encoding ATP-binding protein, with translation MPAASHGCQAAFLPDLAKVGEMRQTAGAFLRRCRVSEPVAGVVVLAVSELVTNAVIHGEGEVVLRITVAVDVVRVSVTDHHPAPAVLKEAGPDGESGRGIRLVDAISDAWESSGEETWCEFRNARAAG
- a CDS encoding SAM-dependent methyltransferase, coding for MPTYEVKSIATVVGGHTRVQDDYQGGVESIIRLDDAYPLETLQGIEEFSHLTVTWRFHLARPEDVQLHARSPRGNQNWPATGTFVHRNHRRPNQLAVSYPRLLKVEGRDLLVTDLDAVDGTPVIDLAPYFEQMGPQGPIRQPAWPGEMLDPNYWAKASERPSERPL